In Nocardioides sp. InS609-2, a single genomic region encodes these proteins:
- a CDS encoding siderophore-interacting protein has protein sequence MSSTTTQLPMILDAVEVTAVERLSPSFVRVELGGACLADFGVDGPLLDQRFKLVFPGSSGKLPDYTGADESWFDTWLDRPEGERGHMRTYTIRDVNGTGAETRILVDIVLHVEPGPTGPGAAWADAVQVGDRLVTLAPRAGAAYGGIEFDSSSAGHDPRLLIVGDETAVPAISGILRDLPADARGAAFLEVPVAGDVLDLGSPEGVQVVWVPRDGAPLGEKLHAAVLAHLGAGDAVISTNPDEVDVDLWETPTYSSSGEELPESGASPDADLYAWIAGESGVVTGLRRHLVRDRGIDRRQVAFMGYWRRGVAMRS, from the coding sequence ATGTCGAGTACGACGACCCAGCTGCCCATGATCCTCGACGCCGTCGAGGTGACCGCTGTCGAACGGCTCTCGCCGAGCTTCGTCCGCGTCGAGCTCGGTGGCGCCTGCCTGGCGGACTTCGGTGTCGACGGGCCGCTGCTGGACCAGCGCTTCAAGCTGGTGTTCCCGGGGTCGAGCGGCAAGCTGCCGGACTACACCGGCGCGGACGAGTCGTGGTTCGACACCTGGCTCGACCGGCCCGAGGGCGAGCGCGGCCACATGCGCACCTACACGATTCGTGACGTGAACGGCACCGGCGCGGAGACCCGGATCCTGGTCGACATCGTGCTGCACGTCGAGCCCGGCCCGACCGGTCCCGGCGCCGCCTGGGCCGACGCTGTGCAGGTCGGCGACCGTCTGGTGACGTTGGCGCCGCGAGCGGGCGCGGCCTACGGCGGCATCGAGTTCGACTCGAGCTCCGCGGGGCACGACCCGCGGCTGCTGATCGTGGGCGACGAGACCGCGGTGCCGGCGATCAGCGGGATCCTGCGCGACCTGCCGGCTGACGCTCGTGGGGCCGCGTTTCTCGAGGTGCCGGTCGCCGGCGACGTACTGGATCTCGGGTCCCCCGAGGGCGTGCAGGTCGTCTGGGTGCCCCGCGACGGGGCTCCGCTCGGCGAGAAGCTGCACGCCGCCGTACTCGCTCATCTCGGTGCCGGGGACGCCGTCATCTCGACGAACCCGGACGAGGTGGACGTCGACCTGTGGGAGACGCCGACCTACTCCAGCTCGGGTGAGGAGCTGCCGGAGTCGGGGGCGAGCCCCGACGCCGATCTCTATGCCTGGATCGCCGGCGAGTCCGGCGTGGTCACCGGGCTGCGCCGCCACCTGGTGCGGGACCGTGGCATCGATCGCCGCCAGGTGGCCTTCATGGGCTACTGGCGACGTGGTGTCGCCATGCGTTCGTGA
- a CDS encoding response regulator transcription factor: MIRVLLAEDQAMMRGALAVLLGLEEDLEIVAEVSDGADVVPRALATHPDVALLDIEMPHVSGLDAAAELATRLPECKVVIVTTFSRTGYLQRAMAAGARGFLVKDGPADGLADAIRRVVAGETVIDPELAGAALRAAHSPLTARERDVLAAAEDGVTIGDIAARLHLSESTVRNYLSAAIGKTGTRNKVEAALSARRSGRL; the protein is encoded by the coding sequence ATGATCCGGGTACTGCTGGCCGAGGACCAGGCCATGATGCGCGGCGCGCTCGCCGTACTCCTCGGTCTGGAGGAGGACCTCGAGATCGTGGCCGAGGTGTCCGACGGGGCCGACGTCGTGCCGCGCGCGCTGGCCACTCACCCCGACGTCGCGCTGCTCGACATCGAGATGCCGCACGTCAGCGGGCTCGACGCCGCAGCCGAGCTGGCGACCCGGCTGCCCGAGTGCAAGGTGGTGATCGTGACGACGTTCAGCCGCACCGGCTACCTGCAGCGGGCGATGGCCGCTGGAGCACGAGGATTCCTCGTCAAGGACGGTCCGGCCGACGGCCTCGCCGACGCGATCCGGCGAGTGGTTGCCGGCGAGACCGTGATCGACCCGGAGCTCGCCGGGGCGGCCCTGCGCGCCGCGCACTCCCCGCTGACCGCTCGCGAGCGCGACGTACTCGCGGCAGCGGAGGACGGCGTCACGATTGGTGACATCGCCGCTCGCCTGCACCTCTCGGAGTCGACCGTGCGCAACTACCTCTCGGCCGCGATCGGCAAGACCGGGACACGCAACAAGGTCGAGGCCGCCCTGTCCGCACGTCGCAGTGGACGGCTCTGA
- a CDS encoding DUF4097 family beta strand repeat-containing protein produces MTDHTFTTETPVDLYVEISKGNVAIRTADTTETTVIIDGQYADDVVVSHEGRAVRVIGPKSRTGFLGGTDHSLDVEITVPHQSRANVKTGSADITCHGELAACQFRTGSGDIQVEDLAGPGVIETGSGDVRIATASAELRIKSGSGDIQVDHAEATAAISTGSGDVSIGTTGAPVAVKSGSGDVTVTEADADVALSTGSGDLVVSTARRGKFTIKGASGDVRLGIPAGTPVWTDINTLSGRIDSNLEGTGEPADGQDHVEVRAKTASGNIVLRQV; encoded by the coding sequence ATGACCGACCACACGTTCACCACCGAGACCCCCGTCGACCTGTACGTCGAGATCAGCAAGGGCAACGTCGCGATCCGCACCGCCGACACCACCGAGACCACCGTCATCATCGACGGCCAGTACGCCGACGACGTCGTCGTCTCCCACGAGGGCAGGGCCGTCCGCGTGATCGGCCCGAAGTCCCGGACGGGCTTCCTGGGCGGCACCGACCACTCGCTGGACGTCGAGATCACCGTCCCCCACCAGAGCCGCGCGAACGTCAAGACCGGTAGCGCTGACATCACCTGCCACGGCGAGCTGGCCGCCTGCCAGTTCCGGACCGGATCCGGCGACATCCAGGTCGAGGACCTCGCCGGACCGGGCGTCATCGAGACCGGCTCGGGCGACGTACGCATCGCCACCGCGTCGGCCGAGCTCCGCATCAAGAGCGGCTCGGGCGACATCCAGGTCGACCACGCTGAAGCCACCGCAGCCATCTCTACCGGCTCGGGCGACGTCTCGATCGGCACGACCGGCGCCCCGGTCGCCGTCAAGAGCGGCTCGGGCGACGTGACCGTCACAGAGGCCGACGCCGACGTCGCCCTTTCGACGGGCAGCGGCGACCTGGTCGTCAGCACCGCCCGGCGCGGCAAGTTCACGATCAAGGGCGCGTCCGGCGACGTACGCCTCGGCATCCCCGCCGGCACGCCCGTCTGGACCGACATCAACACCCTCAGCGGCCGGATCGACTCCAACCTCGAGGGCACCGGCGAACCCGCCGACGGCCAGGACCACGTCGAGGTCCGCGCCAAGACCGCCAGCGGCAACATCGTGCTGCGCCAGGTCTGA
- a CDS encoding methyl-accepting chemotaxis protein: MRIGVRLGAAFGLIVLLIFGLAAAATTSMGRLENASARMAASQRFTEAVMQVKYRAADFNGWQTAYALDVSLGTSDATEDDGASRKAFLASADSFRAELATARNRSTVEAATTALNEAGDQFEEFMALDATIIADYRDGGANAKAEADSLILNEEIELFNAVAAGADRAVAVAKADFADARAGAVSAKHTATLLMWAGGALAAVLAAVLGTVVTLSLTRPTRALRDRLQLLADGDLASPVPSTGRDEVAQMAEALETAVAAMRESMKSMGANAQTLASAAEELSASSQQIAAGAEETSVQSGVVASSADEVSRNVQTVAAGAEQMGASIREIAHSANEAARVASQAVSMVDSTNETVAKLGVSSQEIGNVVKVITSIAEQTNLLALNATIEAARAGESGKGFAVVANEVKELARETANATDDIARRVEAIQGDTSGAVDAIGQIATIITSINDYQLTIASAVEEQTATTNEMSRNVTHASSGSGQIATNINGVATAAATTTQAVNQTLAAVHELARMAADMERRVAAFRY; encoded by the coding sequence ATGCGGATCGGAGTCCGTCTCGGTGCGGCCTTCGGTCTCATCGTGCTGCTGATTTTCGGTCTGGCCGCTGCGGCGACCACGTCGATGGGGCGGCTGGAGAACGCGTCCGCGCGAATGGCGGCCAGCCAACGGTTTACCGAGGCGGTGATGCAGGTGAAGTACCGTGCCGCAGACTTCAACGGTTGGCAGACCGCCTACGCCTTGGACGTCTCGTTGGGGACCAGTGACGCGACCGAGGACGACGGCGCCTCGCGCAAGGCCTTCCTCGCCTCCGCCGACAGCTTCCGGGCCGAGCTCGCGACCGCGCGCAACCGAAGCACCGTCGAAGCTGCGACGACGGCACTGAACGAAGCCGGCGACCAGTTCGAGGAATTCATGGCGCTCGACGCGACGATCATCGCCGACTACCGCGACGGTGGCGCGAACGCCAAAGCGGAGGCCGACTCGCTGATCCTCAACGAGGAGATCGAGCTGTTCAATGCGGTCGCGGCCGGCGCCGACCGCGCGGTGGCCGTGGCGAAGGCCGACTTCGCCGACGCCCGCGCCGGCGCCGTATCGGCCAAGCACACCGCTACCCTGCTGATGTGGGCCGGTGGCGCGCTGGCCGCAGTCCTGGCGGCCGTGCTCGGGACCGTCGTCACCCTGTCGCTGACCCGTCCGACCAGGGCGCTGCGCGACCGGCTGCAACTGCTCGCCGACGGTGACCTGGCCTCACCCGTGCCCAGCACCGGTCGCGACGAGGTCGCACAGATGGCCGAGGCCCTCGAGACCGCCGTCGCGGCGATGCGCGAGTCGATGAAGTCCATGGGCGCGAACGCCCAGACGCTGGCCTCGGCTGCCGAAGAGCTCTCTGCGTCCTCCCAGCAGATCGCCGCCGGTGCCGAGGAGACCTCCGTGCAGTCAGGCGTGGTCGCCTCCTCCGCCGACGAGGTGTCGCGCAACGTGCAGACGGTCGCAGCCGGTGCCGAACAGATGGGGGCCTCGATCCGCGAGATCGCCCACTCTGCCAACGAGGCGGCCCGGGTGGCCTCGCAGGCCGTCTCCATGGTCGACAGCACCAACGAGACGGTGGCCAAGCTCGGAGTCTCCAGCCAGGAGATCGGCAACGTCGTCAAGGTGATCACCTCGATCGCCGAGCAGACCAACCTGCTCGCGCTGAACGCCACCATCGAGGCCGCCCGCGCCGGCGAGTCCGGCAAGGGCTTCGCAGTGGTCGCCAACGAGGTCAAGGAACTCGCCCGCGAGACCGCCAACGCCACTGATGACATCGCACGCCGCGTCGAGGCGATTCAGGGTGACACCAGCGGCGCGGTCGACGCTATCGGGCAGATCGCCACGATCATCACCTCGATCAACGACTACCAACTCACCATCGCCTCGGCCGTCGAGGAGCAGACCGCGACCACCAATGAGATGAGCCGCAACGTCACCCACGCCTCGAGCGGCTCTGGCCAGATCGCCACCAACATCAACGGCGTCGCCACCGCCGCGGCCACCACCACACAAGCTGTCAACCAAACCCTCGCGGCCGTCCACGAGCTCGCGAGGATGGCCGCGGACATGGAACGTCGCGTGGCAGCCTTCCGCTACTGA
- a CDS encoding SGNH/GDSL hydrolase family protein encodes MAIHRYVAIGDSFTEGVGDPDPDRPNGLRGWADRVAEVLATETDDFGYANLAIRGRKLRPIVAEQLEPALALGPDLVTIHAGGNDVLRPKVDLDALSAAYDDAVSRLTASGARVVIFTIFDPGGSGIYAPVRGRMAIFNEWVREIADTHGATLVDMWRMRSADLAQIMDTDRMHLNAAGHQHMAMAVLDALGVEHPLEPHPTRLIPTLARRAQVAANVKWTREFLGPWVHRRVTGRSSGDGVLPKRPTLEPIAPAR; translated from the coding sequence ATGGCAATCCATCGCTACGTCGCCATCGGGGACTCCTTCACCGAAGGCGTCGGCGACCCCGATCCCGACCGCCCCAACGGCCTACGCGGCTGGGCCGACCGCGTCGCCGAGGTGCTCGCGACCGAGACCGACGACTTCGGTTACGCCAACCTCGCGATCCGCGGCCGCAAGTTGCGCCCGATCGTCGCCGAGCAGCTCGAGCCAGCGCTCGCACTCGGCCCCGATCTCGTCACGATCCACGCCGGCGGCAACGACGTGCTCCGCCCGAAGGTCGACCTCGACGCACTCTCCGCGGCGTACGACGATGCCGTGAGTCGGCTGACCGCGTCAGGGGCGCGCGTGGTCATCTTCACCATCTTCGACCCGGGCGGCTCGGGCATCTACGCACCAGTGCGCGGACGGATGGCGATCTTCAACGAGTGGGTCCGCGAGATCGCCGACACCCACGGCGCCACCCTGGTCGACATGTGGCGGATGCGCAGCGCCGACCTGGCGCAGATCATGGACACCGACCGCATGCACCTCAACGCCGCAGGCCACCAGCACATGGCGATGGCGGTCCTCGACGCCCTCGGCGTCGAGCACCCGCTGGAGCCGCATCCGACCCGGCTGATCCCGACCCTGGCGCGCCGCGCGCAGGTCGCCGCAAACGTGAAGTGGACCCGCGAGTTCCTCGGACCGTGGGTGCACCGCCGGGTGACTGGCCGCTCGTCGGGAGACGGCGTCCTGCCCAAGCGACCGACCCTGGAGCCCATCGCGCCGGCTCGTTGA
- a CDS encoding ATP-binding protein, whose product MREAVDATRALSLGDELDGARMALDAAGIRTEVSTYDGPLPAQAEDAFAWVVREGATNVLRHSGAGHCRFELSGTDGQLVLTVADDGVGGPASGSGREGGLDGLSRRLVAAGGRLDVEPTTDGFRLTARIPKAAR is encoded by the coding sequence GTGCGCGAGGCCGTCGATGCGACACGCGCACTGAGCCTGGGCGACGAGCTCGACGGCGCCCGGATGGCGCTCGATGCCGCCGGCATCCGCACCGAGGTCTCGACGTACGACGGACCGCTGCCCGCGCAGGCGGAGGACGCGTTCGCCTGGGTGGTGCGCGAAGGGGCGACCAACGTGTTGCGGCACTCGGGCGCCGGCCACTGCCGCTTCGAGCTCAGCGGCACGGATGGCCAGCTGGTGCTGACCGTCGCCGATGACGGCGTCGGGGGTCCGGCTTCCGGCTCGGGACGCGAGGGCGGTCTCGACGGGCTGAGCCGGCGCCTCGTCGCTGCCGGCGGTCGCCTCGACGTCGAGCCGACGACAGATGGCTTCCGGCTCACCGCCCGGATCCCGAAGGCGGCCCGATGA
- a CDS encoding DUF6069 family protein has product MRTQTWLKEGAIVLEAMLAALVAWSLWSSVGDVELTAGSGADVRHVGVGAAVTTALVVAVAGALALRAFEAMSKRGRTWWTVVAAAVWLLSLLGPLGARDTSAWLALTSLHLVVGAIVLFGLRWAHGAERQRVA; this is encoded by the coding sequence ATGAGAACGCAGACCTGGCTCAAGGAAGGGGCCATAGTGCTCGAGGCGATGCTGGCGGCGCTCGTCGCATGGTCCCTGTGGTCGTCGGTCGGTGACGTGGAGCTGACCGCCGGGAGCGGCGCTGACGTGCGCCACGTCGGCGTGGGAGCAGCCGTCACGACCGCCCTGGTCGTGGCCGTCGCGGGCGCCCTTGCACTGCGAGCATTCGAGGCCATGAGCAAGCGCGGGCGCACCTGGTGGACCGTGGTCGCAGCCGCCGTCTGGCTGCTTTCCCTGCTCGGGCCACTCGGCGCCCGCGACACATCGGCGTGGCTGGCCCTCACGTCGCTGCACCTGGTGGTCGGCGCGATCGTGCTGTTCGGCCTGCGATGGGCCCACGGCGCCGAACGCCAGCGCGTAGCGTGA
- a CDS encoding pilus assembly protein HicB, translating to MDITPYVDSLRRDLMAAADSGGEELRNAAERLAFALDPATRLALMEAISQAAAEITTELPSGSVDVRLNGRELDFVVQTAPSSSAPVPPPPPAPPAPEESDEGGLARVTLRIPESVKTRAEEKAAQSGHSLNTWLVGVVRAATSDSAIRVDVDLSSIPFFGGNDPFSTRGKNSRRMSGWV from the coding sequence ATGGACATCACGCCGTACGTCGACAGCCTCCGCCGGGACCTCATGGCCGCGGCCGACTCGGGGGGCGAGGAGCTCCGCAACGCCGCCGAGCGTCTGGCGTTCGCGCTGGACCCGGCCACCCGGCTCGCCCTGATGGAAGCCATCAGCCAGGCCGCCGCCGAGATCACCACCGAGCTGCCCTCGGGCAGCGTCGACGTCCGGCTCAACGGCCGCGAGCTCGACTTCGTCGTCCAGACCGCACCGTCGTCGTCGGCCCCGGTCCCGCCGCCGCCCCCCGCGCCACCGGCTCCCGAGGAGTCCGACGAGGGCGGGCTGGCCCGGGTCACGCTCCGCATTCCCGAGTCGGTCAAGACCCGGGCCGAGGAGAAGGCCGCACAGTCGGGCCACAGCCTCAACACCTGGCTGGTCGGCGTGGTGCGGGCAGCCACCAGCGACTCGGCGATCCGGGTCGACGTCGACCTCTCGAGCATCCCGTTCTTCGGGGGCAACGACCCCTTCAGCACCCGCGGCAAGAACAGCCGTCGGATGTCCGGCTGGGTGTAA
- a CDS encoding IS630 family transposase has protein sequence MANRPAPALTLRAGDRDELERWTRSDRFGASAAKRARIVLLAADGVANTRIAELTDATVTTVLNWRGRYQDRGIAGLRDAPRPGRPRSLDHRQIVAETLKSPPKKLGVTHWSSRLLAARLRVSPSAIQRAWRAYGIKPWKAESFRFSTDPELVGKVTDICGLYLAPPENAIVLCVDEKSQIQALDRTVPILPMQEGRIERRSHDYYRHGTTTLFAALDIATGQVTAALKPRHRHQEFLAFLKQIERAYREVVDEAGDLVELHLVMDNYAAHKHKNVREWLAANPRFVVHFTPTHASWMNLVEVWFGIVERQAIRRGVFKSVKDLNTKIRTFIDGWNERSHPFVWTKTAEEILKKANRPTTSNPRH, from the coding sequence GTGGCGAATCGACCTGCACCGGCGTTGACCCTTCGTGCTGGTGACCGTGACGAACTTGAGCGATGGACGCGATCCGACAGGTTCGGTGCCTCGGCGGCGAAGCGAGCACGGATCGTGTTGCTGGCCGCGGACGGTGTGGCGAACACGCGGATCGCTGAGCTGACTGACGCGACGGTGACGACGGTGCTGAACTGGCGTGGCCGGTATCAGGACCGCGGCATCGCGGGACTGCGTGATGCTCCTCGTCCGGGTCGTCCGCGGTCGTTGGATCACCGCCAGATCGTGGCCGAGACGTTGAAGTCGCCGCCGAAGAAGTTGGGGGTGACACACTGGTCGTCTCGGCTGTTGGCGGCCCGACTCAGGGTGAGCCCATCGGCGATCCAGCGGGCTTGGCGGGCCTACGGGATCAAGCCCTGGAAGGCCGAGTCGTTCCGGTTCTCCACCGACCCCGAGCTGGTCGGCAAGGTCACCGACATCTGCGGCCTGTATCTCGCGCCGCCGGAGAACGCGATCGTGCTGTGTGTGGATGAGAAGTCCCAGATCCAGGCGCTGGACCGGACGGTGCCGATCTTGCCGATGCAGGAAGGAAGGATCGAACGCCGCTCGCACGACTACTACCGACACGGCACCACGACCCTGTTCGCTGCTCTCGATATCGCGACCGGGCAGGTCACCGCGGCACTCAAGCCGCGGCACCGACACCAAGAGTTCTTGGCATTCCTCAAGCAGATCGAACGGGCCTACCGCGAAGTCGTCGACGAGGCCGGCGACCTGGTCGAGCTGCACCTGGTGATGGACAACTACGCCGCCCACAAGCACAAGAACGTCCGCGAGTGGCTGGCAGCCAACCCGAGGTTCGTCGTGCACTTCACCCCGACCCACGCCTCCTGGATGAACCTCGTGGAGGTCTGGTTCGGCATCGTCGAGCGCCAGGCCATCCGCCGAGGCGTGTTCAAGTCCGTCAAGGACCTCAACACCAAGATCCGCACCTTCATCGATGGCTGGAACGAACGCTCCCACCCCTTCGTCTGGACCAAGACCGCCGAGGAGATCCTCAAGAAGGCCAACCGTCCAACAACTTCAAATCCGCGCCACTAG
- the dcd gene encoding dCTP deaminase: MLLSDRDILAQIDAGRVAMEPWDPEMLQPSSIDVRLDRFFRVFENHKYPHIDPAADQEDLTREVEPEGDDPFILHPGEFVLGSTYEVVSLPDDIAARVEGKSSLGRLGLLTHATAGFVDPGFSGHVTLELANVATLPIKLYPGMKIGQFCFFRLTSPSEHPYGSEKYGSRYQGQRGPTPSRSFKNFHRTSI, translated from the coding sequence GTGCTCCTCAGTGACCGCGACATCCTCGCCCAGATCGACGCCGGCCGAGTCGCCATGGAGCCGTGGGATCCGGAGATGCTGCAGCCGTCGAGCATCGACGTACGGCTCGACCGCTTCTTCCGCGTCTTCGAGAACCACAAGTACCCGCACATCGACCCGGCCGCCGACCAGGAGGACCTCACGCGTGAGGTCGAGCCGGAGGGCGACGACCCGTTCATCCTGCACCCGGGGGAGTTCGTGCTGGGCTCGACGTACGAGGTGGTGTCGCTGCCCGACGACATCGCAGCCCGCGTCGAGGGCAAGTCGTCGCTGGGCCGGTTGGGCCTGCTGACCCACGCCACCGCCGGCTTCGTCGACCCTGGCTTCTCGGGCCACGTGACGCTCGAGCTGGCCAACGTCGCGACCCTACCGATCAAGCTCTACCCGGGCATGAAGATCGGCCAGTTCTGCTTCTTCCGGCTGACCTCGCCGAGCGAGCACCCGTACGGCTCGGAGAAGTACGGCTCGCGTTACCAGGGCCAGCGCGGCCCGACGCCGTCACGTTCGTTCAAGAACTTCCACCGGACCAGCATCTGA
- a CDS encoding HAD-IA family hydrolase — translation MKKYILFDHDGVLVDTEFWYYKAGERALADIGLTLHKDQYLRDMNQGLGTWAQARAAGIDEQIISRQREVRNDYYQESLRTEAIEIEGVVETLAELSKYVRMAIVTTAKRVDFEIIHEMRQVEQFMDFVLVREDYKFTKPHPEPYLTGLRRLGVTKEETLVVEDSSRGLNSAVAAGIDCVVVYNDFTKAQDFSQASYRIEALIELKDIILDVT, via the coding sequence GTGAAAAAGTACATACTCTTCGATCATGATGGTGTTCTGGTGGATACCGAATTCTGGTATTACAAAGCTGGAGAGCGCGCCCTGGCGGACATTGGTTTGACTTTGCACAAGGATCAATACCTCCGGGACATGAACCAGGGATTGGGCACTTGGGCCCAAGCCAGGGCGGCAGGTATTGATGAACAGATCATCAGCAGGCAGCGTGAGGTTCGTAATGATTATTATCAGGAATCTCTTAGAACGGAAGCCATTGAGATTGAAGGCGTCGTTGAAACTCTTGCTGAACTGTCAAAATACGTCCGCATGGCCATCGTGACGACTGCAAAACGTGTGGATTTTGAAATTATCCATGAAATGCGCCAAGTTGAACAATTCATGGATTTCGTCCTTGTTCGCGAAGACTACAAGTTCACCAAGCCGCACCCGGAACCATACCTGACCGGCTTAAGGCGCCTCGGAGTCACCAAAGAAGAGACACTGGTTGTAGAGGATTCATCCAGAGGGTTGAACTCAGCCGTGGCGGCCGGTATTGACTGTGTCGTTGTCTATAACGACTTTACAAAAGCACAAGACTTTTCACAGGCTAGCTATCGAATCGAAGCTCTGATTGAATTGAAGGACATCATCCTTGATGTAACCTGA
- a CDS encoding class I SAM-dependent methyltransferase, with the protein MDGFDPATSFVGETAERYDDELRGDEDETVDFLAGLAGSRPALELAIGTGRVAVPLSERGVEVHGIELSVEMLAQLRAKPSGAGLPVTVGDMSAADAPGSDYGLVYLVFNTIHNLLTQDDQVRCYENAARHLAPDGVFVVETGVPEAWLKGRRQFVDAEYVAAGEVVLDVVSYDPVSQVADENHVHLSASGVRMGPISQRLSYPSEHDLMARIAGLRLVDRWGGWKGEDFAADSPRHISVYSRCPSA; encoded by the coding sequence ATGGATGGATTCGATCCGGCCACCAGCTTCGTGGGCGAGACGGCCGAGCGGTACGACGACGAGCTACGCGGTGACGAGGACGAGACGGTCGACTTCCTGGCCGGCCTCGCCGGGTCACGTCCGGCACTCGAGCTCGCCATCGGCACCGGCCGGGTCGCCGTACCCCTGTCGGAGCGGGGCGTCGAGGTGCACGGCATCGAGCTCTCGGTCGAAATGTTGGCGCAGCTGCGCGCGAAGCCTTCGGGCGCTGGCCTTCCGGTGACGGTCGGTGACATGTCCGCGGCTGATGCGCCGGGCAGCGACTACGGGCTCGTCTACCTGGTCTTCAACACGATCCACAACCTGCTGACGCAGGACGACCAGGTGCGGTGCTACGAGAACGCCGCGCGCCACCTCGCCCCGGACGGTGTCTTCGTCGTCGAGACCGGCGTGCCGGAGGCGTGGCTGAAAGGGCGACGGCAGTTCGTCGACGCGGAGTACGTCGCGGCAGGCGAGGTCGTCCTCGACGTCGTCAGCTACGACCCGGTGAGCCAGGTGGCAGACGAGAACCACGTGCACCTCAGCGCCTCGGGTGTGCGGATGGGCCCGATCTCGCAGCGGCTGTCGTACCCGAGTGAGCACGACCTGATGGCCCGGATCGCGGGCCTTCGACTCGTCGACCGGTGGGGTGGGTGGAAGGGTGAGGACTTCGCGGCCGACAGTCCGCGCCACATCAGCGTCTACTCGCGCTGCCCGTCGGCCTAA